Proteins encoded together in one Oceanobacillus iheyensis HTE831 window:
- a CDS encoding helix-turn-helix domain-containing protein, producing the protein MIVLSTVPVILVGVFSYLRSSEIIEANVAEEKQQSVYQIQTNVEQVLKSVDNSLTHFVRSPTTQDILRDPLNADNFIRYNNFKQELGHLQTLETGIQDVIMVSLEHEWLINNNGLLRLNEQSYNKIHEKYMTSTNSSYWILEEYDDIVLTNDARDNCNYYINLIKKLPFLTSDKTGLVGALIPTCTLNNIMAEQIVTETFIILDESNQIIADSNPNNVGNYLTENEDLGNLIDLDSSKGQFNSTIEDIDYKITFRKSSYNNWTYVSMVKISDLNKQSSSIGWFTLLVCTILLVISLIIAFIGISIFYKPIRHLQEFFTKTFTSSTKFSTKTKNEFDLIKFNIEQMLDKNVELESRLQNQITQLRQFFIIRLLQGKMEREEIPAKLKSFKYNQTWSRLSLFTLQIDSLDDSNYQSKEEDVILFAINAMIEDTLEEELRFTPVVINRTQVTILTLDIESEEEYHFYLNELAQMIQSKIRKEFDLPVSIGISLPYTELVSTKDAYKQGMESLKYRLKLGKESIIFYENLDRNYHFNGQLPSTNKNLIFDSIKVADREKVDKGLQELFNTLFDKEFNHNQYQIFIIKFLYDLIELKQLLGVDLKNLDERPLVHELENLRTSDDLQKWFKDNLIYPIIEKVEERTESKYKTISDKIIHIIQKEYDTAISLDSIAARLHYNPNYLSSIFQKEMKTTFSEYLLKYRINIAKKWLVDTDLSVKDIAIKLQYNNSQNFIRSFRKIEGITPGKFRSENKKTG; encoded by the coding sequence AAAAGCGTTGATAACTCGCTTACACACTTTGTTCGCTCTCCAACTACTCAAGACATATTAAGAGATCCTCTAAATGCTGACAATTTTATTAGATACAACAATTTCAAACAAGAATTGGGACATTTGCAGACGTTAGAAACAGGTATTCAAGATGTTATTATGGTTAGTTTAGAGCATGAGTGGCTTATCAATAACAATGGTCTTCTTCGTCTTAATGAACAAAGTTATAATAAAATTCATGAAAAATATATGACTTCTACTAACTCCTCTTACTGGATTCTGGAGGAATATGATGACATTGTTTTGACGAATGACGCGCGTGATAATTGTAACTACTATATAAATCTAATTAAGAAACTCCCATTTCTTACATCAGATAAAACAGGTCTTGTAGGTGCACTTATACCAACATGTACCTTAAATAATATTATGGCAGAACAAATTGTAACAGAAACGTTTATTATTTTGGACGAGTCCAACCAAATCATCGCTGATAGTAATCCAAATAATGTCGGTAACTATCTTACGGAAAATGAAGATTTAGGTAACCTTATTGATTTAGACTCAAGTAAAGGCCAATTCAATTCAACCATAGAAGATATCGATTATAAAATAACGTTTAGAAAATCTAGTTATAATAATTGGACATATGTATCAATGGTTAAAATAAGTGATCTCAACAAGCAATCCAGTTCCATCGGCTGGTTTACATTATTAGTTTGTACTATTTTATTAGTCATATCGCTAATTATAGCATTCATCGGAATTAGTATATTTTATAAACCAATACGACATTTACAAGAATTCTTCACCAAGACTTTCACATCATCCACTAAATTTAGTACAAAAACTAAAAATGAATTCGATTTAATTAAATTTAATATCGAACAAATGCTTGATAAAAATGTTGAGTTAGAATCTCGGCTACAAAATCAGATTACCCAGCTAAGACAATTCTTTATTATACGATTATTGCAAGGTAAAATGGAACGCGAGGAAATTCCAGCGAAATTAAAATCATTTAAATACAATCAGACATGGTCAAGACTCTCCTTATTTACATTACAAATCGATTCATTGGATGATTCTAACTACCAATCAAAAGAAGAAGATGTCATTTTATTTGCAATAAATGCTATGATTGAAGATACCTTAGAAGAAGAATTACGATTTACCCCTGTAGTTATAAACCGAACACAGGTAACAATACTTACACTGGATATTGAGTCTGAAGAAGAATACCACTTCTATTTAAATGAGTTAGCACAGATGATTCAATCTAAAATACGCAAGGAATTTGATCTTCCTGTAAGTATCGGTATTAGTCTGCCATACACCGAATTAGTTTCGACAAAAGATGCATATAAACAAGGGATGGAATCACTGAAATATAGATTAAAGCTAGGAAAAGAATCCATTATCTTCTATGAAAATTTAGATCGAAATTATCATTTTAATGGACAACTACCCTCAACCAATAAAAATTTAATTTTTGATTCCATTAAAGTTGCTGACCGTGAAAAAGTAGATAAAGGATTGCAAGAATTGTTTAATACTTTATTTGATAAGGAATTTAATCATAATCAATATCAGATATTTATAATTAAGTTTCTTTATGATTTAATCGAATTAAAGCAATTATTAGGAGTAGATTTAAAAAATCTCGATGAAAGACCTCTTGTTCATGAATTGGAAAACCTAAGAACCTCAGATGACTTACAAAAATGGTTTAAAGATAACCTCATTTATCCAATTATCGAAAAAGTGGAGGAACGCACTGAATCCAAATACAAAACTATTTCAGATAAAATTATTCATATCATACAAAAAGAGTATGACACAGCTATATCATTGGATTCTATTGCAGCTAGACTACATTATAATCCCAATTATCTTAGTAGTATCTTTCAAAAAGAGATGAAAACCACTTTCAGTGAATATTTATTGAAATATCGAATAAACATAGCAAAAAAATGGTTAGTAGATACGGATTTGTCTGTTAAAGATATTGCGATTAAACTGCAATACAATAATTCCCAAAACTTCATTCGTTCCTTTAGAAAAATCGAAGGTATTACTCCAGGAAAGTTTAGATCAGAAAATAAAAAAACAGGATAA
- a CDS encoding NAD-dependent epimerase/dehydratase family protein, translated as MRKVVLIGGSGTIGTILQRGLKQEFDVYSLDVNVDENSANSKETDAKNFTELINNIPNGTDVLINLLSTGNVGRLVNISEMNDMVDVYFKASYNILKAAEELNIPKVVFASSNHVTDYYESEGKSKLGRSINVNDYPYSEGLYGVLKLAVENIGFAFSNQYGISVINLRIGSVKLNEETEIYKNLKRNRHTWLSEVDTITLFKEAIISDIGYGTFYGVSDNPNKPWCNDNAKEKLGFVSKMNSNDIIKNK; from the coding sequence ATGAGGAAAGTTGTTTTAATAGGTGGTAGTGGAACAATTGGGACCATTTTGCAAAGAGGATTAAAACAGGAATTCGATGTTTATAGTCTTGATGTTAATGTTGATGAAAATAGTGCAAACTCGAAGGAAACAGATGCTAAAAATTTTACAGAACTTATTAATAACATACCTAATGGAACAGATGTATTAATAAACCTGCTATCAACTGGTAATGTCGGAAGGCTTGTTAATATTTCTGAGATGAACGATATGGTCGATGTGTATTTTAAAGCTTCTTATAATATCCTTAAGGCAGCCGAGGAATTAAATATTCCAAAAGTTGTTTTTGCAAGTAGTAATCATGTTACAGATTATTATGAGTCAGAAGGCAAATCAAAGTTGGGAAGAAGTATAAATGTAAACGATTATCCTTATTCAGAAGGACTATACGGAGTACTTAAGCTTGCTGTAGAAAATATAGGTTTTGCTTTTAGTAACCAATATGGTATTTCTGTAATCAATCTGAGGATTGGAAGTGTGAAATTAAATGAGGAAACAGAAATTTATAAAAACCTAAAACGTAATCGACATACATGGCTTTCAGAAGTAGATACCATTACTTTATTTAAGGAAGCTATTATAAGCGATATAGGATATGGAACATTCTATGGTGTTTCTGATAATCCTAATAAACCATGGTGTAATGATAATGCAAAAGAAAAATTAGGGTTTGTTTCTAAAATGAATTCAAATGACATAATAAAAAATAAATAA
- a CDS encoding glycosyltransferase family 4 protein, which translates to MVNKPINDSTIKGKHILIYDRLWWIQGQRALLLQKYHPNLEIMSYHDFLDLVKQKGVKMVNKEYEVISTLGLWTAERLIQHNVHVYSSVAGSYSYLATNQDDFREWAEQIKPNNRYIKQVIKKIDRIGAVNKKLANTIKKYCPDKHVDYVKAFVETDKFKPLPLPQKDTSVFTIGWVGNSDKRSKNYHTVYKAIKNHYKNDSTIVFKEATKESRIDRTDMPEFYNSIDLLLVTGANEGLPNPAMEAYACGVPVLGTNIGIIKDWASPNAKSFILNSDDPRKFIYKINQLKSNPKLHQTLKKEIRKNIENNWTIKQNIDGWLYTLFNIGGER; encoded by the coding sequence ATGGTAAATAAACCAATAAATGACAGCACAATTAAGGGAAAACATATCCTAATCTATGATCGACTATGGTGGATTCAAGGACAAAGAGCGTTACTTTTACAAAAATATCACCCAAATTTAGAAATAATGTCCTATCATGATTTTTTAGACTTGGTAAAGCAAAAAGGAGTAAAGATGGTTAACAAAGAATATGAAGTAATATCAACCTTAGGTTTATGGACAGCCGAACGCCTTATTCAACATAATGTTCATGTATATTCTTCTGTTGCTGGCTCATATAGTTACCTCGCTACAAATCAAGATGATTTTCGTGAATGGGCAGAACAAATCAAACCGAATAATCGCTATATCAAACAAGTAATTAAAAAAATTGATAGGATCGGTGCCGTAAATAAAAAACTAGCTAATACTATTAAAAAATACTGTCCAGATAAACATGTAGATTATGTAAAGGCTTTTGTTGAAACTGATAAATTTAAACCATTGCCTTTACCCCAAAAAGATACATCTGTTTTTACCATAGGTTGGGTAGGTAATTCCGATAAACGCTCCAAAAATTACCATACGGTATATAAGGCTATTAAAAATCATTACAAAAACGACTCTACGATTGTATTTAAAGAAGCAACAAAAGAAAGCAGAATTGATAGAACAGATATGCCAGAATTTTATAACTCTATTGATTTACTACTGGTTACTGGGGCGAATGAAGGTCTTCCAAATCCTGCTATGGAGGCTTATGCATGTGGAGTACCTGTATTAGGCACAAATATAGGTATTATTAAAGACTGGGCATCACCAAATGCAAAATCATTCATTCTCAACTCCGATGATCCTAGAAAGTTTATATATAAGATTAATCAATTAAAATCTAATCCAAAGCTTCATCAAACACTAAAAAAAGAAATCCGAAAAAATATAGAGAATAACTGGACTATTAAACAAAATATTGATGGTTGGTTATATACATTATTCAATATAGGTGGTGAACGTTAA
- a CDS encoding alpha/beta hydrolase family protein, with product MNNISMFLNQQYINTIHSLDKHDKTHGKGMKDCVSHALGEFQNNSVHFNPKVLERRKLENYKLICMEITSIQPLRIPLYILIPNKKKKRKLPTVLALHGHGYGMKEAIGLNINGEQCKFTGIHNKFAARLVNKGVIVVVPGIIGFGDRRLDEDMNAEQPLENSCFEIGSQLLLMGKTLAGLRVQEIKRVLDYIQSFNMVDEEKIGSFGFSGGGLVAAFTSILDERIKATVLSGYLSTFKGSIMSRRHCLDNYIPGILEIGEMDELIALIAPRPLFIESGKDDKLFPMDQVEISMNKLLKIYKAYNAETELEAHYFNGGHEINGEESFSWLIQNLN from the coding sequence TTGAATAATATTAGCATGTTCTTAAATCAACAATACATTAATACCATCCATTCCTTAGACAAACATGATAAAACACATGGTAAAGGGATGAAAGATTGTGTCAGCCATGCTTTAGGAGAATTTCAAAATAACAGTGTTCACTTTAACCCTAAGGTACTGGAAAGAAGAAAATTAGAAAATTATAAATTAATCTGTATGGAAATTACTTCTATCCAGCCGCTGCGAATCCCACTTTATATACTTATTCCCAACAAAAAGAAGAAACGAAAGCTACCAACTGTTTTGGCGCTTCATGGACACGGCTATGGGATGAAAGAAGCGATTGGATTAAACATTAATGGCGAACAATGTAAATTTACAGGAATCCATAATAAGTTTGCTGCTAGGTTAGTAAACAAAGGAGTAATTGTTGTGGTACCAGGGATTATTGGATTTGGCGACCGCAGACTGGATGAAGATATGAATGCAGAGCAACCACTTGAAAATTCATGCTTTGAAATTGGGAGTCAACTATTGTTAATGGGGAAGACATTAGCAGGTTTAAGGGTCCAGGAGATAAAACGGGTATTAGACTATATTCAATCGTTTAATATGGTCGATGAGGAAAAAATCGGTAGTTTCGGTTTTTCAGGTGGAGGCTTAGTTGCAGCATTTACGTCCATACTCGATGAAAGGATCAAAGCAACTGTACTCAGTGGATATTTGAGTACATTTAAAGGGAGTATTATGAGTAGAAGACACTGTCTTGATAATTATATACCAGGCATACTTGAAATTGGAGAGATGGATGAATTAATAGCCTTAATTGCTCCAAGGCCACTTTTTATTGAATCCGGAAAAGACGATAAACTTTTCCCCATGGACCAAGTTGAGATAAGTATGAACAAGCTACTAAAAATATATAAGGCTTATAATGCAGAAACTGAATTAGAAGCCCATTATTTTAATGGTGGTCATGAAATTAATGGAGAAGAATCCTTTTCCTGGCTAATACAGAATCTTAATTAG